The sequence CAACGCCGAAAAGATGTGCGATTCGGTGTGCATCATCGCGGGCGGTCAGAAGGTGCTCGACGGCACGGTCGCCGGCGTCAAGGGTGCCGCGGGCCGGCGAAACATCGCGCTCGCGCTGGCGGGCGGTGCGCAGAACGGCGTCGGCGCGGTGCTGCATGATCCGCAGCTCGTGTCGAAGCTGGACGACACGAACAACTACTTCGAGCTGGAGCTCGCGCCCAATGCGGACGCGCAGGTGCTTCTACGCAGACTGATCGACGCCGGCGCGAACATCGAGCGCTTCGAGCTCGTGCAACCCTCGCTCCACCAAATCTTCCTGCAGCGTGTCGGTGCCTCTGGCGTCGAGACGGGGATGTCCGGACATGGTTAATAAGATTCTGATCGTCGCCAAGCGCGAGTACCTGGAGCGCGTGCGTTCGCGCTCGTTCGTCGTGATGACGCTGCTCGTGCCGGTATTGATGGCCGGCGTGTTTCTCATTCCGCTTTACATGAGCGCGAAGTCGAGTGCATCGCCGAACGTGCGGCGCATTCGCATTCTCGATGCGACGGGTGCGTCGGTGGGCGCCCGCCTCGCGACGACGCTGCGCGCGGACAGCACGGTGTCGGACACGGTCCAGGGCCCGTTCGTCATGACGCTGACGCCGGCCGAGCTGCCCGCCGCGGAGAAGGCGGCCGAGGCGGAAGTGATGAAGCCGAAGGGCCTCGTGGGATTCCTCGTGCTGGACGACAGCTCGCTCGCGGGCAAGCGCGCGCGCTACGAGGGCCGCAATGCGTCGACGATCTCGGACATGAACAAGTTGGAGGCGTCGACACGGCAGGCCGTGTTGATGGCGCGACTCGAGCGCGAGGGTGTGAACAAGAGCACGATCGACGAGTTGGCGAAATCGCACCTGCAGCTTGCCGCGGAACGGCTCACGGAGAAAGGACGCGGCGGATCGGGCGAAGCGGGACTGTTCGCGGGAATCATCATTGGCGTGCTGTTATTGATGGCGATCATCGTCCATGGCCAGAACGTGATGCGGGGTGTGCTCGAGGAGAAGACGACGCGAGTTGCCGAAGTGGTGATCTCGAGCATCAAACCGGAGTCGCTGCTCGCCGGAAAAGTACTCGGCGTCGGCGGTGTCGGGTTGACGCAGATCGTGGCGTGGCTGGGGATTGGTTTGTATCTGACGACGTTCTTCGGCCCGCTGGTGCTGAAGGCGGCGGGTGGTGGTGCCGCGGCGGCGGGTAGTGCCGCGCCAACGTTCTCGATGGGCGGCATGAGCCCGGCGGTCATGGCGATTTCGCTCGGCTTTTTCCTGGTGGGCTTCACGTTCTACGCGACGCTGTTCGCGGCGGCGGGCTCGATGGTGAACAGCGAGCAGGAAGCGCAGCAGGCGGTGATGCCGGTGATGCTGCTGTTGATGAGCGGCTGGATTTTCGTGAATCCGGTCTTGATCAATCCGAACAGCACGACCGCCGTGGTGTTGTCGTGGTTGCCATGGTCATCGCCGATCATCATGCCGATTCGCATGGGATTGACGGCGGTGTCGCCGGCGTCGATCGCGGGATCGCTGGTGGTTGCGTTGTTGGGATCGGTGTGCGCGGTGTGGTTGGCGGCGCGGATTTATCGAGTGGGGATGTTGATGTATGGGAAGAAGCCGAGCTTTTCTGAGCTCGCTAAATGGATTCGATACGCGTGAGAGAGCCGGTTCGCGCGAGCGGTGAGGCCGGCGGCGCTTCGCGCGCCGGCCTCACCACTGGTGCGCGCGAAGCGCGTCGCCGCCCTCACTGAAGCGGGCCCGTCCCTACGACTACCGCCCGGCACGCTTCCCGCATCAGGTGTTCACGCCAATTCAATGTCCCCTTTGTCCTAGGGACGGACACCGATGCGTCTCATCTCACTCCATGAAGACGCCGTTCGTGCGCTCGAACGGCTCCGCGTTCCATTCGACGACGTCACACCTGAAGGGCTCTGGGCCTCACCGTACCATCTGATCGGCGTCACTGCTGAACAGCGGGCGGTCCTCGATTCGTGGAACCTCGAGGTCAATGACATCACGCCCGACGTACTCACGTCAGCCGACGTCGCACCGCAACTGAAGGAAAGTTGGCCGCAGCAGCGGCCGCGTCCCGTGAGCGATGCCGCGGCGGAGCAGCGGGCGACAAGTCCTCGTCAGCCCGCACCCGCATTCGCCGCCGACACATCCGCCGCACAGCCGGACCGATCGTCGCAACGCGATTCGGAAGTCCCTGTGCCGATGCACGAGGAGCCAAAGCACCACGGCGATCCGCTGGGCGATGCGGCGGCCGAGCGTGCGATCGTCGAACGCGCGGCCGCGGCGGCCGAGGCGCGCTCGGATGTCGCGCCGGCGGCAACGAACGGCGCTTCGAACGGGGCCTCGAACGGGGCGGCGACGGCAGCGACCGCCGTGCGGCCGCGCGCTGCCAATGCACCGGCGACCAGCGGCAAGATTTCTTCGGCTGACACCGCGCCGGCGACCGACCACGCGCCGAAGCGGCTTCGGGTCAGCATCGGTGGCAAGTATCGCGAAGCCTCGGTACAGCAGGGCAAGATCCTGCTCGACGGCCAATCGTTCGACAATCCGGCCGCGGCCACACGCTCGGTGGCGCCCTCCAAGGGCGACTGGGTGTTCTGGGAGTATTTCGACGACGGCGCCGGGAAGTGGCGCATGCTGGATCGCGACTGGCAGCCGGGCCAGACATCCTGACGGTTGTAAGTAGTCGTTAATTATAAAACGCTAATTGGAGAGTTGGATCATGCGCCTGTTGTGCATCCACCAGGACACCGTCGCCGCGTTGCAGCGGCTGCACACCCCGTTTGACGATCTGACGCCCGAGGGCATCTGGGGCAGCCCGTATCATCTCGTCGGCGTCAGCACCGAGCAGCGCGACGTGCTCACCGGCTTCAACGTCGACTTCGAGGACATCACGCCGGAGCCGCTCGATCGCGCGGCTGTCGCGCAGCCGGAGAATCTCTCCTACGCGTCGAACGGCAAGGTGCGGAACGGTCAGCGGCTGCGTACCAGCGTGCGCGGCAAGTATCTCGAGGCCACGGTGCAAGGCGGCAAGATTCTCGTCGACGGCCGCACGTACGACTCGCCCGGCGCGGCCAGCCGCGGCATCTCCTCGGACAAATCCGAGTGGGCGTTCTGGGAGTACTTCGACGACAGCGCGGGATCCTGGCAGGTTCTCGGCCGAGAGTGGCAGGTCTAGCACTGCGTACCACTGCATAGCACTGCGTAGCACTCTGTACGACGGCCGCGCGTCGGCGACGCCGGTGTGATCTGAGCCCCCTTGGTATCGCACCGGCTCGCCGTCGCATCACGGTTCCAAAGTTCCAAGAGTTCCAACGTTCCAATGACCGCCGGGCGCTGCCCAGCCGCTCGAGCAACCCGCCGCCCTCCCCGGGGTACCAGGTATCAGGGAGGAGGTGGCGTATGAGTTTCATCACGATGTGGCGCAGCCGATTCGGCGCGCTGGCGATGGGCGCGATGGCCTTCGCACCCATAGTGCCCAAAGCCCCGGGTCGCCCGATTGAAGTCACGACGCGCGACGTCCAGGCGTCGAACGCCAAGATCAAGAGTGCGTACGACGCGCTCGCGACCATGTGGACCAACGACTTCCGACAGATCGGACATCGCTTCGTCGTACCGCGCATCGCGCGGTACGAATCGACCGTCATGTCGCCGTGCGGCGTCATTCGGCCGAACAATGCCGAATACTGCGAGCGGGACAACACGATCTATTATGACGAGGTCTTCGCCGCCGGCATGGCGAAGCGCGCCGCGACCGCGTTGAACACCGACGGCGACATGGCGGCGATCGGCATCATCGCCCACGAGACCGGCCACGCCGTCGCGATGCAACTCGGCCATTTCTATCGCACGTCGTACGACAACGAAGCGACCGCCGATTGCCTGGCCGGTGCATTCGCCAAGCAGGCCGAGCATGATGGCGAGCTCGAGGCTGGCGACGTCGACGAGGCGTTGTACGGGATGTCGCTTGCCGGCGATCCGACGCCCGAGCCGACGGGCAACGCACGCTACGACGCGATCATTCAGGCGCGATTGGCGAAGCAAAGTCACGGCACGCGTGACCAACGCGTGCAGAACTTCCGCGCCGGGTTCGGCGATGGCGCGGGCGCGTGTCTCGAGGATTTCCGCGGACGCTGATTCGAGGCGTCACGACGTATCAGACAGCACCCACAGCATTGTCATTGTACGGCTGAGCTGGAATACCCTTTGCACCCGTCGTGGTTGGACGGGTGCACAGTCGTACTTAGGGGGTTGTGATGGCGTCGCCACGCGGACAGCGCGTACACGGCGTACACCGCGCACATAGCGTACGTGGCGGGCACGCGACGGTGGAGTTGGTCCTCGCGCTGCCGGTGCTCATGATTTTCATA is a genomic window of Gemmatimonadaceae bacterium containing:
- a CDS encoding ABC transporter permease yields the protein MVNKILIVAKREYLERVRSRSFVVMTLLVPVLMAGVFLIPLYMSAKSSASPNVRRIRILDATGASVGARLATTLRADSTVSDTVQGPFVMTLTPAELPAAEKAAEAEVMKPKGLVGFLVLDDSSLAGKRARYEGRNASTISDMNKLEASTRQAVLMARLEREGVNKSTIDELAKSHLQLAAERLTEKGRGGSGEAGLFAGIIIGVLLLMAIIVHGQNVMRGVLEEKTTRVAEVVISSIKPESLLAGKVLGVGGVGLTQIVAWLGIGLYLTTFFGPLVLKAAGGGAAAAGSAAPTFSMGGMSPAVMAISLGFFLVGFTFYATLFAAAGSMVNSEQEAQQAVMPVMLLLMSGWIFVNPVLINPNSTTAVVLSWLPWSSPIIMPIRMGLTAVSPASIAGSLVVALLGSVCAVWLAARIYRVGMLMYGKKPSFSELAKWIRYA
- a CDS encoding neutral zinc metallopeptidase, translated to MSFITMWRSRFGALAMGAMAFAPIVPKAPGRPIEVTTRDVQASNAKIKSAYDALATMWTNDFRQIGHRFVVPRIARYESTVMSPCGVIRPNNAEYCERDNTIYYDEVFAAGMAKRAATALNTDGDMAAIGIIAHETGHAVAMQLGHFYRTSYDNEATADCLAGAFAKQAEHDGELEAGDVDEALYGMSLAGDPTPEPTGNARYDAIIQARLAKQSHGTRDQRVQNFRAGFGDGAGACLEDFRGR